The following coding sequences are from one Tepidamorphus gemmatus window:
- the betI gene encoding transcriptional regulator BetI, whose protein sequence is MIAETIEMPQRSVRRADKNLRRQELIDATIDSLAKRGYEATTTAVVADGAGLSRGIVNFHFESKDKLLVATLKYLSDKYRNHWRGAVKAAAADPASRLWALVSADFDRKVCTRRKLAAWCAFWGEAKSRPTYRELCSANDEEYQQTVVDLCAALAGPEQDAGLIARGIVAMLEGLWLHLIMGPKEFGREDALKVARAHLASVFPRHFDADGPRTRAGTRRESAG, encoded by the coding sequence GTGATCGCCGAGACCATCGAGATGCCGCAGCGTAGCGTCCGCCGGGCCGACAAGAACCTGAGGCGGCAGGAACTGATCGACGCCACCATCGATTCGTTGGCCAAGCGCGGCTACGAGGCGACCACCACCGCCGTCGTCGCCGACGGCGCCGGGCTGTCGCGCGGCATCGTCAACTTCCATTTCGAGTCCAAGGACAAGCTGCTCGTCGCAACGCTGAAATACCTTTCCGACAAATACCGGAACCATTGGCGCGGGGCGGTGAAGGCGGCGGCCGCGGATCCGGCCTCGCGGCTGTGGGCGCTGGTCAGCGCGGATTTCGACCGCAAGGTCTGCACACGCCGCAAGCTCGCTGCCTGGTGCGCATTCTGGGGCGAGGCGAAGTCGCGACCGACCTACCGCGAACTGTGCAGCGCCAATGACGAGGAATACCAGCAGACCGTGGTCGATCTGTGCGCAGCGCTTGCCGGGCCCGAGCAGGACGCCGGGCTGATCGCGCGCGGCATCGTCGCCATGCTGGAAGGGCTGTGGCTGCACCTGATAATGGGGCCGAAGGAATTCGGTCGCGAGGATGCGCTCAAGGTTGCCCGTGCGCATCTCGCCTCGGTGTTCCCGCGCCACTTCGACGCCGATGGTCCACGGACACGCGCCGGGACGCGGAGGGAGTCGGCCGGATGA
- a CDS encoding polyamine ABC transporter substrate-binding protein, with product MTAIPRTLRRLALGAAVLSFFTFAAAAQENVVHVYNWVDYIGENTIAEFEAETGIKVIYDTYDASETAEAKLLAGRSGYDVVLHSGSKIPEFVAAGIFQPLDKSKLPHWKHLDPDILKVLDGWDPGNAYGVPYMWGTTGITYNMEMVTERLGENAPLDTLDIIMKPEYAAKVADCGISVLESPRDVIPMILSYLGKDPNSSDPADYDAVVEAFLPVRQYIKTFDSSNYLNALPNKEVCVVNNWSGDYATAASRAEEAGIEIELAYFVPKTGSPAWFDVWVIPSDAPNVENAYKFIDFLLRPKVIADATNFTYYANANKDAAEFVDPAILADPAIYPDAELMSRLWTNKVLDRAADRARVRAWSRMKTGQ from the coding sequence ATGACCGCAATCCCGAGGACGCTTCGGCGGCTGGCGCTCGGCGCAGCCGTCCTCTCCTTCTTCACGTTCGCCGCGGCAGCTCAGGAGAATGTCGTCCACGTCTACAACTGGGTTGACTATATCGGCGAGAACACCATTGCCGAATTCGAGGCGGAGACCGGAATCAAGGTGATCTACGACACCTATGATGCCTCCGAGACCGCCGAGGCGAAGCTCCTCGCCGGACGATCCGGCTACGATGTGGTACTCCATTCCGGCTCGAAGATCCCGGAGTTCGTGGCCGCCGGCATCTTCCAGCCGCTCGACAAGTCGAAGCTGCCGCACTGGAAGCATCTCGACCCTGACATCCTCAAGGTGCTCGACGGGTGGGACCCTGGCAACGCCTATGGCGTGCCGTACATGTGGGGCACGACCGGCATCACCTACAACATGGAGATGGTCACCGAGCGCCTCGGCGAGAACGCGCCGCTCGACACGCTCGACATCATCATGAAGCCCGAATACGCCGCGAAGGTCGCCGACTGCGGGATCAGCGTGTTGGAAAGTCCGCGCGATGTGATCCCCATGATCCTGTCCTATCTCGGCAAGGACCCGAACTCCTCCGATCCGGCCGATTACGATGCGGTGGTGGAGGCGTTCCTGCCCGTGCGCCAGTACATCAAGACCTTCGATTCCTCCAACTATCTGAACGCGCTGCCGAACAAGGAGGTCTGCGTCGTCAACAACTGGTCGGGCGACTATGCGACGGCGGCCTCGCGTGCCGAGGAGGCGGGGATCGAGATAGAGCTTGCCTACTTCGTGCCGAAGACCGGCTCGCCGGCCTGGTTCGACGTCTGGGTGATCCCGTCGGATGCGCCGAATGTCGAGAACGCCTACAAGTTCATCGACTTTCTGCTCCGGCCGAAGGTGATCGCAGATGCGACCAACTTCACCTACTACGCGAACGCCAACAAGGACGCCGCCGAATTCGTCGATCCGGCGATCCTCGCGGATCCGGCCATCTATCCGGACGCGGAGCTGATGTCGCGACTGTGGACCAACAAGGTGCTCGACCGTGCCGCCGACCGCGCCCGCGTGCGCGCCTGGAGCAGGATGAAGACGGGGCAGTAG
- a CDS encoding methyltransferase domain-containing protein, which translates to MAGDPKGLVEMSLSESPEGSGYAGGHAALLQLLWGQGFLSPGGPEEVERVLDGLDLDGRRVLDIGCGLGGIDRLIAERHRVVEVVGIDVEAPLVEAARRLIAGSPVAQTVRFECVSPGPLPFPAERFDVVFSKDSILHVPDKAALAREIHRVLAPGGVFAASDWLSGREGAPTADMARYLAAEGLGFVLATPDHYRAALEAAGFKDIRFTDRNAWYRDLAAREEAELAGPLRQRAISMTGPDFLTRQLEVWRTMRIVLDSGELRPTHIRARKPAGGPAL; encoded by the coding sequence CTGCTGCAGCTCCTGTGGGGGCAGGGGTTTCTGTCGCCGGGTGGGCCGGAGGAGGTCGAGCGCGTCCTGGACGGGCTCGACCTCGACGGCCGCAGGGTGCTCGACATCGGCTGCGGGCTCGGCGGCATCGACCGCCTGATCGCGGAGCGTCATCGGGTCGTCGAGGTGGTGGGGATCGACGTCGAGGCGCCGCTGGTCGAGGCGGCGCGGCGGCTGATCGCCGGCTCGCCGGTGGCGCAGACGGTGCGGTTCGAATGCGTCAGCCCCGGTCCGCTGCCGTTTCCCGCCGAGCGTTTCGACGTGGTGTTCTCCAAGGATTCGATCCTGCATGTCCCGGACAAGGCAGCGCTCGCCCGCGAGATCCATCGGGTGCTGGCGCCCGGCGGCGTGTTCGCAGCGAGCGACTGGCTGAGCGGTCGCGAAGGGGCGCCGACGGCGGACATGGCGCGCTATCTTGCGGCGGAAGGGCTCGGCTTCGTGCTGGCAACCCCTGACCACTACCGCGCGGCGCTGGAGGCTGCCGGCTTCAAGGACATCCGCTTCACCGACCGCAACGCCTGGTATCGCGACCTGGCGGCGCGGGAGGAGGCCGAGCTCGCCGGCCCGCTGCGGCAGCGGGCGATCTCGATGACCGGTCCGGACTTCCTCACCCGCCAGCTCGAGGTGTGGCGGACGATGCGGATCGTGCTTGACAGCGGGGAGCTGCGACCCACGCATATCAGGGCGAGGAAGCCTGCCGGAGGGCCGGCACTGTGA
- a CDS encoding acyl-CoA dehydrogenase family protein — MSFHLPPSALDWQAKVRAFVDEELIPWEIEAEMNGGEIPPDVAARHERIAIGLGLSRMDVPVAYGGLAAPVLDQVVAAEQIGRVTNALGWCYPEAQGWMFEACSADQLERFVLPMMRGERHFCYAITEEGAGSNVDDIVATARRDGGDYVIDAVKWHVTSANLADTILVQAKMAEGRNAGTHGLFFVEADATGISTVRNPAYSHTYRHHHPILRFDGVRVPAANLIGREGEGMDFTYAWFRRERLMIAARACGAAERLIEEARAFAATRVVGGVPIAEHQLVQAMLADSVVDLHAARLVTYEAAAAHDRGLDVKALHARCSIAKLLASEAAGRIADRAVQIFGGRGYMRENVAERFLRELRVDRIWEGTSEIQRLIIANGLMKRGLAGTIGAS; from the coding sequence ATGAGCTTCCACCTCCCGCCGAGCGCGCTGGACTGGCAGGCCAAGGTTCGCGCCTTCGTCGACGAGGAGCTCATTCCCTGGGAAATCGAGGCGGAGATGAACGGCGGCGAGATTCCCCCTGACGTCGCCGCGCGCCACGAACGGATCGCGATCGGACTGGGGCTGTCGCGCATGGATGTGCCAGTGGCCTATGGCGGGCTCGCCGCTCCGGTGCTCGATCAGGTGGTGGCCGCGGAGCAGATCGGCCGGGTCACCAACGCGCTCGGCTGGTGCTATCCGGAGGCGCAGGGCTGGATGTTCGAGGCATGCAGCGCCGACCAGCTCGAGCGCTTCGTGCTGCCGATGATGCGGGGCGAGCGCCACTTCTGCTACGCGATCACCGAGGAGGGCGCGGGCTCCAACGTGGACGACATCGTTGCGACCGCCCGGCGCGATGGCGGCGACTACGTGATCGACGCGGTGAAGTGGCACGTCACCAGCGCCAATCTCGCCGACACCATTCTCGTCCAGGCGAAGATGGCCGAGGGTCGCAACGCCGGCACGCACGGGCTGTTCTTCGTCGAGGCGGACGCCACGGGCATCTCGACCGTCCGCAATCCTGCCTACAGCCACACCTATCGCCACCATCATCCGATCCTCAGATTCGATGGCGTGCGGGTTCCCGCTGCCAACCTGATCGGGCGCGAGGGCGAGGGCATGGACTTCACCTATGCCTGGTTCCGCCGCGAGCGCCTGATGATCGCAGCGAGGGCCTGCGGCGCCGCGGAACGGCTGATCGAGGAGGCGCGCGCCTTCGCCGCGACGCGCGTCGTCGGCGGTGTGCCGATCGCCGAACACCAGCTTGTCCAGGCGATGCTGGCCGACAGCGTGGTCGATCTGCATGCCGCCCGCCTCGTCACCTACGAGGCGGCGGCCGCGCACGACCGGGGGTTGGACGTCAAGGCGTTGCATGCGCGCTGCTCGATCGCCAAGCTGCTGGCCTCGGAAGCCGCCGGGCGGATTGCCGACCGGGCGGTGCAGATCTTCGGAGGGCGCGGCTATATGCGCGAGAACGTCGCCGAACGCTTTCTCCGGGAACTCCGGGTTGACCGCATCTGGGAGGGCACCAGCGAGATCCAGCGGCTGATCATCGCCAACGGGCTGATGAAGCGCGGCCTGGCGGGCACGATAGGAGCAAGCTGA